The following proteins are co-located in the Sulfitobacter guttiformis genome:
- a CDS encoding COG3904 family protein, protein MSDAPKRNPVARVLMGVLGFQLVLGGLLFVGDLQNGFSLPRLGPKSPNLSEPVRPGDQTRRFSPSRSVPNSGEPLPERLTLTVVSGGAGILLEGEIAGGDAPRILKQIEELPTPPTRAILNSPGGSVQDALELGRALRLAGLETEMRDGDICYSACPYLLAAGTKRSVPETAFVGVHQHYFGENTLLPAFVAVEDIQRGQGLVMRYLDEMGIDPLVMQHALVTPPDDIYVLLPEELVRYKFIAALPQ, encoded by the coding sequence ATGAGTGACGCCCCAAAACGCAATCCGGTCGCCCGTGTTCTGATGGGCGTCCTCGGCTTCCAGCTTGTGTTAGGAGGCCTGCTGTTCGTGGGAGACCTGCAAAACGGCTTCTCGCTGCCGCGATTGGGTCCAAAATCACCCAATCTGTCGGAGCCTGTGCGCCCGGGCGACCAGACCCGCCGCTTTTCTCCCAGCCGCAGCGTGCCAAACAGCGGTGAGCCACTACCGGAGCGTCTGACGCTCACTGTGGTGTCGGGTGGTGCTGGCATCTTGCTTGAGGGTGAGATCGCGGGCGGAGACGCCCCTCGTATCCTGAAGCAGATAGAAGAACTTCCAACACCCCCCACCCGTGCGATCCTCAACTCTCCGGGCGGCTCGGTGCAGGACGCGCTGGAACTTGGCCGTGCATTACGCCTTGCAGGGCTGGAGACGGAAATGCGGGACGGCGACATCTGCTACTCCGCCTGCCCATATCTGTTGGCAGCAGGTACAAAACGGTCTGTCCCCGAGACAGCCTTTGTCGGCGTACACCAACATTATTTCGGGGAAAACACCTTGCTACCAGCCTTTGTCGCAGTTGAGGACATCCAGCGCGGTCAAGGGCTGGTTATGCGCTATCTCGACGAAATGGGTATCGACCCGCTGGTCATGCAGCACGCATTAGTTACACCACCCGATGACATTTATGTGCTGCTGCCCGAAGAACTGGTGCGATACAAATTTATTGCGGCCCTCCCCCAGTGA
- the nusB gene encoding transcription antitermination factor NusB translates to MTTPDRTSNMTGNMKRKMRSASRLYAVQALFQMEHSNLSIDKVRLEFLDHRFGEMMDGQEMLEGDEAHFTRVLEDAIAHQASIDQITDRALVAKWPLGRIDPTLRGLFRAAGAELRDEATPPKVVIAEYLDLASAFFPDGKEARFVNAVLDHMAREARPEAF, encoded by the coding sequence ATGACCACGCCTGACCGCACCAGCAATATGACCGGCAACATGAAACGCAAGATGCGATCGGCTTCGCGGCTTTATGCGGTGCAGGCGCTTTTCCAGATGGAGCATTCGAATCTGTCCATTGACAAGGTGCGGCTGGAATTCCTCGACCATCGCTTTGGCGAGATGATGGACGGGCAAGAGATGCTGGAGGGGGACGAGGCGCATTTCACCCGTGTTCTTGAGGATGCTATCGCTCATCAGGCATCAATCGACCAGATTACCGACCGCGCTTTGGTGGCCAAGTGGCCGCTCGGGCGTATTGATCCCACGTTGCGCGGACTTTTTCGTGCCGCCGGAGCCGAGCTGCGCGATGAGGCCACCCCTCCGAAGGTCGTGATCGCTGAATATCTCGATCTGGCATCGGCATTTTTTCCGGATGGCAAAGAGGCGCGGTTTGTAAACGCAGTGCTGGACCACATGGCCCGCGAGGCGCGCCCAGAAGCGTTTTAA
- a CDS encoding 6,7-dimethyl-8-ribityllumazine synthase, which yields MAASVQHTVLPAPEFDKPVKILIVVSPYYSDIAKGLLSGAKAALEAAGATFEVVEMPGALEIPTAIGIADRHSNFDGFVALGCVIRGETTHYETVCNDSSRALQLLGLQGLCIGNGILTVENKAQADVRSDPDGQNKGGGAALAALHLVALARKWSSSPSGIGFKPQGADTIMAGSLDGNTTL from the coding sequence ATGGCCGCATCTGTTCAGCATACCGTTTTACCTGCACCGGAATTCGACAAGCCTGTGAAAATTCTCATCGTGGTTTCGCCTTATTACAGCGATATCGCAAAGGGTCTACTGAGCGGGGCGAAGGCCGCACTCGAGGCAGCGGGCGCGACTTTTGAAGTGGTCGAGATGCCCGGCGCGCTGGAAATCCCTACCGCAATCGGTATCGCCGACCGGCATAGTAATTTTGATGGGTTCGTGGCCTTGGGCTGCGTAATTCGGGGTGAGACGACCCATTACGAGACAGTGTGTAACGACAGCTCCCGTGCGCTCCAGTTGTTAGGGCTTCAGGGTTTGTGCATCGGGAACGGCATTCTGACAGTCGAGAACAAGGCGCAGGCTGACGTGCGCAGCGATCCGGACGGCCAGAACAAAGGTGGCGGGGCGGCATTGGCGGCCTTGCATCTGGTGGCACTGGCTCGTAAGTGGTCGTCCTCACCATCGGGCATCGGGTTCAAGCCGCAAGGCGCGGATACCATCATGGCCGGATCATTGGATGGAAACACGACCCTATGA
- the ribB gene encoding 3,4-dihydroxy-2-butanone-4-phosphate synthase — translation MSFETPGPVEAELANAISPIEDIIAACAAGEMYILVDHEDRENEGDFVIAAEFADANAINFMATHGRGLICLPMTQDRVDTLELPMMATNNSSRHETAFTVSIEAREGVTTGISAADRALTVAVAIDPENGAADIATPGHVFPLRARDGGVLVRAGHTEASVDISRLAGLTAAGVICEIMMPDGTMARLPDLVKIAAEHNMKIGTISDLIAYRNKHDNMLVQRDDRMVVSAHDGGDWRMRVFEDQISGTDHVVLSKGEIGDGAPVLTRTHALNALEDVLGLGPSAPDELPRAMRLIAEEGRGAVLLFREPNPRLRLDKDDEAPRTIKRTGLGAQILAALGVHELILLTDNPQTKYTGLEAYNLKIVGHRPITQE, via the coding sequence ATGAGCTTTGAAACTCCCGGTCCTGTCGAGGCCGAGCTGGCAAATGCCATTTCACCGATCGAAGACATAATCGCCGCTTGTGCCGCAGGCGAGATGTACATTCTGGTGGATCATGAGGACCGCGAAAACGAGGGTGATTTCGTAATTGCCGCCGAGTTCGCGGATGCAAATGCGATTAATTTCATGGCGACCCACGGTCGCGGTTTGATCTGTCTGCCGATGACGCAGGATCGCGTTGATACGCTTGAGTTGCCGATGATGGCGACCAACAACTCTTCGCGACACGAGACCGCGTTTACCGTGAGCATCGAAGCGCGAGAGGGCGTCACAACTGGTATCTCTGCTGCGGACCGTGCCCTAACCGTAGCGGTAGCAATTGATCCCGAAAACGGTGCAGCCGATATAGCGACGCCGGGTCATGTTTTCCCGCTGCGCGCGCGCGACGGTGGTGTGCTGGTGCGCGCAGGCCACACAGAGGCGTCGGTCGATATCAGCCGGTTGGCCGGACTAACGGCGGCGGGGGTGATTTGCGAGATTATGATGCCAGATGGCACCATGGCGCGCCTGCCTGATCTGGTGAAAATCGCTGCCGAGCACAACATGAAGATCGGTACCATCAGCGATCTGATCGCTTACCGCAACAAACACGATAACATGCTGGTCCAGCGGGACGACCGCATGGTTGTGTCGGCGCATGATGGCGGCGATTGGCGGATGCGGGTGTTTGAGGACCAGATTTCCGGTACCGATCATGTTGTGCTGAGCAAGGGCGAGATTGGCGATGGTGCACCGGTGCTAACGCGCACCCACGCGCTCAACGCGCTTGAAGATGTGCTGGGTCTTGGCCCCAGTGCGCCGGACGAATTACCGCGGGCGATGCGTCTGATCGCCGAAGAAGGGCGCGGTGCGGTGCTCTTGTTTCGCGAGCCGAACCCGCGACTGCGCCTCGACAAGGATGATGAGGCCCCGCGCACGATCAAGCGAACAGGGTTGGGCGCGCAGATATTGGCAGCTCTCGGTGTTCATGAATTGATTTTGCTGACGGATAATCCACAAACAAAATACACAGGGCTTGAGGCCTATAACCTCAAAATTGTGGGCCACCGCCCGATTACGCAGGAGTAG
- a CDS encoding riboflavin synthase translates to MFTGIITDIGTIADLHQEGDLRARITCGYDTGRIDMGASIASDGVCLTVVDLGPDWYEVQVSRETVDMTNLGDWKTGKRVNLERALRVGDELGGHIVSGHVDGVAEVIAMRDEGDSTRVTLRAPEALARFIAPKGSVALNGTSLTVNEVAGCDFGINFIPHTKLSTTWGDTAVGDRVNLEIDTLARYVSRLAEMT, encoded by the coding sequence ATGTTTACGGGGATTATCACCGATATCGGAACCATAGCCGACCTTCATCAGGAGGGCGATCTGCGCGCGCGGATCACTTGTGGATATGATACCGGTCGCATCGACATGGGGGCGTCAATTGCCAGCGACGGTGTGTGTCTGACGGTCGTGGATCTGGGGCCTGACTGGTACGAGGTGCAGGTGAGCCGCGAGACGGTGGATATGACCAACCTGGGCGACTGGAAAACAGGCAAACGCGTCAATCTTGAACGGGCGCTGCGCGTGGGTGACGAGTTGGGCGGGCATATTGTCTCGGGTCATGTGGACGGCGTGGCCGAAGTAATCGCCATGCGCGACGAGGGTGACAGCACGCGCGTGACATTGCGTGCGCCTGAGGCGCTGGCGCGGTTTATTGCGCCCAAAGGCTCGGTTGCTCTTAATGGTACCTCGCTCACGGTGAACGAAGTTGCGGGCTGTGACTTTGGCATCAATTTCATCCCGCATACCAAACTGTCGACCACATGGGGCGACACTGCGGTAGGTGATCGTGTAAACCTCGAAATCGACACACTGGCCCGCTATGTGTCGCGGCTGGCCGAGATGACGTAG
- a CDS encoding capsule biosynthesis protein yields MAPHAPDNRVFLFLQGPHGPFFNRLGKMLRAAGADVWRVGFNAGDRAFWFHPRTYIPFRGTVEDWPATFQSLLTDKLVTDIVLYGDTRPIHAQAVAQARARGLTVHVFEEGYMRPYWITYERDGTNGNSRLMDMSIPDMQKALEKSDMEAPLPPGHWGDMRQHIFYGALYHWFVMFRNGDYRNFRPHRDLPVTAEFALYLKRLLLMPFQGIERRIETLRIRLGGFPYHLALLQLEHDSSFQMHSPFTTMSDFLEEVIAGFAKGAPRHHHLVVKAHPLEDGRAPVRHDIRRLAKAYGVSKRVHFVRGGKLAQLLNDARTAVTVNSTAGQQVLWRGIPLKVFGRAVYDKPEFVSEQSLPEFFQTATRPDSRAYKDFRRYLLETSQLPGGFYSARGRRQLMRQVVDMMLGPDDPYDALDSGTAPPRQQLRLVN; encoded by the coding sequence ATGGCACCGCACGCCCCCGACAATCGGGTATTTTTGTTCCTGCAAGGGCCTCATGGTCCCTTCTTTAACCGCTTGGGCAAAATGCTCAGGGCGGCAGGCGCGGATGTGTGGCGTGTAGGTTTTAACGCAGGCGACCGCGCATTCTGGTTTCATCCGCGCACCTATATCCCTTTTCGCGGCACGGTCGAGGACTGGCCCGCAACCTTCCAGAGCCTTCTAACTGATAAATTAGTAACAGATATTGTGCTATACGGCGATACGCGGCCAATCCATGCACAAGCGGTGGCACAAGCCCGCGCACGTGGCCTAACGGTCCACGTATTCGAGGAGGGCTATATGCGTCCCTATTGGATCACGTATGAGCGCGACGGCACCAACGGCAATTCGCGCCTAATGGATATGTCGATTCCGGATATGCAAAAGGCGCTCGAGAAATCCGATATGGAGGCTCCCCTGCCTCCCGGCCACTGGGGCGATATGCGCCAGCACATTTTTTATGGCGCGCTCTATCATTGGTTCGTGATGTTTAGAAACGGTGATTACCGCAATTTCCGCCCCCACCGTGATTTGCCCGTAACAGCCGAATTCGCGCTCTATCTCAAGCGCCTCTTGTTGATGCCGTTTCAGGGGATTGAGCGGCGGATCGAAACGCTGCGAATCCGCTTGGGTGGCTTTCCCTACCATCTCGCCCTGCTCCAACTCGAACACGACAGTTCGTTCCAAATGCATTCGCCCTTCACTACCATGAGCGATTTTCTCGAAGAGGTTATTGCAGGCTTTGCGAAAGGCGCGCCCCGCCATCATCATCTGGTCGTTAAGGCCCATCCGCTGGAAGATGGCCGCGCGCCTGTGCGCCATGACATCCGGCGTCTGGCAAAAGCCTACGGCGTGAGCAAACGCGTCCATTTTGTGCGCGGTGGCAAACTAGCACAGCTTTTGAATGATGCGCGCACTGCCGTGACGGTAAATTCCACCGCAGGCCAACAGGTGTTATGGCGCGGCATCCCGCTCAAGGTCTTTGGCCGCGCCGTTTATGACAAGCCCGAATTTGTCTCCGAGCAGTCGCTGCCCGAATTCTTCCAGACTGCAACCCGACCCGATAGTCGCGCCTACAAAGATTTTCGCCGTTATCTTCTGGAGACAAGCCAACTACCCGGTGGATTTTACTCGGCACGCGGCCGCCGCCAGCTGATGCGTCAGGTCGTAGATATGATGCTTGGCCCTGATGATCCCTATGATGCACTCGATTCAGGCACCGCCCCCCCGCGCCAGCAGTTGCGGCTCGTGAACTAA
- a CDS encoding polysaccharide biosynthesis/export family protein produces the protein MKTLSIRWARPIAVVTACAVMASCGLPQVGPNKRQIYSGSVQREGDAFVVAVNDRVTRATAVVPALGFSSAFKNAGTLGSDTIRAGDVLGITVYENVDDSLLGTEGAPATLEEVQVDGAGFIFIPYAGRIKAAGNSPEAIRRIITAKLADQTPDPQVEVRRAAGDGSTVSLVGAVGGQGVFPIERPTRSLATMLARAGGITISPEIAQITVIRGAASGKIWFEDLYKYPELDIALRGGDKILVEQDTRSFTALGATGSQARVPFETQNLSAIEAIAQVGGLLAASADPTGVFVLRNEPEEVAEQVLGRNDLEGTQRLVYVLDLTEPNGMFMARDFVIRDGDTLYVTEAPFTQWSKVITAITGTATSAGSITSLSGG, from the coding sequence GTGAAAACCCTTAGCATCCGGTGGGCTCGCCCCATCGCAGTCGTTACGGCCTGTGCCGTGATGGCCTCTTGCGGATTGCCGCAGGTAGGTCCAAATAAACGCCAGATTTATTCAGGCTCCGTTCAGCGCGAAGGCGACGCATTTGTCGTCGCAGTCAATGACCGTGTCACCCGTGCTACCGCTGTGGTACCGGCACTTGGTTTCTCGTCCGCGTTCAAAAATGCCGGCACACTTGGCTCCGATACGATCCGCGCTGGTGACGTGCTTGGCATCACCGTCTATGAAAACGTCGATGACAGCCTGTTGGGCACCGAAGGCGCACCCGCCACGCTGGAAGAAGTACAGGTCGACGGCGCCGGCTTTATCTTCATACCCTATGCAGGCCGGATCAAGGCGGCGGGAAATTCTCCCGAAGCCATTCGCCGCATCATTACCGCAAAACTTGCCGATCAAACCCCCGATCCACAGGTCGAAGTACGCCGCGCCGCCGGTGACGGATCGACCGTGTCATTGGTCGGTGCCGTAGGCGGTCAGGGCGTCTTCCCTATCGAGCGTCCGACCCGCTCGCTAGCAACCATGCTGGCGCGTGCAGGCGGCATTACCATCTCTCCGGAGATTGCACAGATTACCGTGATCCGCGGTGCAGCGAGTGGCAAAATCTGGTTTGAAGACCTCTACAAATATCCTGAACTGGACATCGCCCTGCGGGGTGGTGACAAAATCCTCGTCGAGCAAGATACCCGCTCGTTCACTGCGCTCGGCGCCACGGGTTCTCAGGCCCGTGTCCCGTTCGAGACGCAGAACCTCTCCGCGATCGAAGCTATTGCACAAGTGGGCGGCCTGCTTGCCGCCTCCGCCGACCCTACTGGCGTGTTTGTGCTGCGCAACGAGCCGGAGGAAGTGGCCGAGCAAGTGCTCGGTCGTAACGATTTGGAAGGGACACAGCGCCTCGTCTACGTGCTTGACCTGACAGAGCCGAATGGCATGTTTATGGCGCGTGATTTCGTGATCCGCGACGGAGACACCCTCTACGTCACCGAAGCGCCCTTCACGCAGTGG